One region of Corynebacterium capitovis DSM 44611 genomic DNA includes:
- a CDS encoding FtsW/RodA/SpoVE family cell cycle protein has translation MTRILARKKELVLLIAAALLFLLMLFSVEMSQGRTLSTEMLYLVGGFVGVYAVAHLALCIFAPYADQALLPVAATLNAIGLVVIYRLDLAERPGYGALAERQVMWSFAGIVLLVATLVAVRDHKSLARYSYLLGVAGLVLLALPLVWPQPPDFADARIWIWLGPFSIQPGEFSKILLLIFFAQLLAQKRSLFTVAGRRILGVSFPRLRDLAPILVVWAIAILIMAISNDFGPALLLFATVLGMVYFATGRTSWLLIGVGLVAVGGYAVYQVSSKIQERVNNFMDPLAHYDTTGYQPSQALFGLSWGGVTGTGLGYGHPDLVPVAHSDYILAAVGEELGFVGLAAVIILFAVLTTRGFAAALQVRDTYGKLLAAGLATTIVIQIFVVAGGISALLPMTGLTTPFMSAGGSSIMANYILLGILLRISNSAHRPAEYDAAAAPDTPVEVAR, from the coding sequence GTGACGAGGATTCTCGCCCGCAAGAAAGAGCTGGTCCTGCTCATCGCAGCGGCCCTGCTCTTCCTGCTCATGCTGTTCAGCGTGGAGATGTCCCAGGGACGCACCCTCTCGACGGAGATGCTCTACCTTGTCGGCGGGTTCGTCGGGGTCTACGCGGTGGCACACCTCGCTTTGTGCATCTTCGCCCCGTACGCGGACCAGGCGCTGCTGCCGGTCGCCGCCACGCTCAACGCGATCGGGCTCGTAGTGATCTATAGGCTCGACCTCGCGGAACGCCCAGGCTACGGCGCCCTGGCGGAGCGCCAAGTGATGTGGTCCTTCGCCGGTATCGTCTTGCTTGTGGCCACCCTTGTCGCCGTCCGCGACCACAAGTCGTTGGCGCGGTATTCCTACCTGCTTGGCGTGGCGGGGCTCGTGCTCCTCGCGCTGCCGCTGGTGTGGCCGCAGCCGCCGGATTTCGCCGACGCGCGGATCTGGATCTGGCTCGGGCCCTTTTCCATCCAGCCGGGTGAGTTCTCCAAAATCCTCCTGCTCATCTTCTTCGCACAGCTGCTGGCCCAGAAACGGTCCCTGTTCACCGTGGCGGGACGCCGGATCCTGGGTGTGTCCTTTCCCCGCTTGCGCGACCTCGCGCCGATCCTCGTGGTGTGGGCCATCGCCATCCTCATCATGGCGATTTCCAACGACTTCGGCCCGGCCCTCCTTCTTTTCGCCACGGTGCTTGGCATGGTCTACTTTGCGACGGGCCGCACGTCCTGGCTGCTCATCGGGGTCGGCCTCGTCGCCGTCGGCGGCTACGCGGTGTACCAGGTGTCCAGCAAAATCCAGGAGCGCGTGAACAACTTCATGGACCCGCTCGCCCACTACGACACCACAGGCTACCAGCCCTCCCAGGCGTTGTTTGGGCTGAGCTGGGGTGGGGTCACCGGCACCGGCCTGGGCTACGGCCACCCGGACCTAGTGCCCGTGGCGCACTCGGACTACATCCTCGCCGCCGTGGGTGAGGAGCTCGGTTTCGTCGGCTTGGCCGCCGTGATCATCTTGTTCGCCGTTTTGACCACTCGCGGCTTCGCCGCCGCGCTGCAGGTGCGCGACACCTACGGCAAGCTGCTCGCCGCCGGGCTGGCCACCACCATCGTCATCCAGATCTTCGTCGTTGCCGGCGGCATCTCGGCCCTGCTGCCCATGACGGGCCTGACAACTCCGTTCATGTCCGCCGGTGGCTCGTCGATCATGGCGAACTACATCCTGCTCGGGATCCTGCTGCGCATTTCCAACAGCGCGCACCGTCCCGCCGAATACGACGCTGCCGCAGCGCCCGACACCCCCGTGGAGGTGGCTCGATGA
- a CDS encoding FHA domain-containing protein FhaB/FipA: MDSALILSARFGLLILLWLFILLVLWALRREVVAAAGVRRQAVAPAPIRHEKAQQLVVVEGPLQGSHMDITSVEDLSIGRAEGNDFVLGDDFASARHARLFRRGSDWFVEDLDSRNGTFVQGSRIDQPERVAVGTDIKMGRTIVRLTA, from the coding sequence ATGGATTCCGCACTCATCCTGAGCGCACGCTTCGGCCTGCTAATCCTGCTCTGGCTGTTTATCCTGCTCGTGCTGTGGGCACTGCGGCGGGAGGTGGTCGCGGCGGCCGGTGTGCGTCGACAAGCGGTGGCTCCCGCTCCCATCCGGCATGAAAAGGCCCAGCAACTAGTGGTCGTGGAGGGCCCGCTGCAGGGCTCGCACATGGACATCACCTCCGTGGAGGACCTGTCCATCGGCCGCGCAGAGGGCAACGACTTCGTGCTGGGGGATGACTTCGCCTCCGCGCGGCACGCCCGGTTGTTCCGGCGCGGCAGCGACTGGTTCGTGGAAGACCTCGACTCGCGCAACGGCACATTCGTCCAGGGAAGCCGGATCGACCAGCCCGAACGGGTGGCCGTGGGCACGGATATCAAGATGGGTCGGACGATCGTGAGGCTAACCGCATGA
- a CDS encoding serine/threonine-protein kinase — translation MNISNRDDLQELVGEDYRLQWIIGHGGMSTVWLADDTRHDREVAIKVLRAEFSSNEEFLTRFRNEALAAEGIASHNVVATYDYREVDTGDGYAMCFIVMEYIRGEALADLIAREGKLEESYALDILEQAARGLAAIHSMGLIHRDIKPGNLLITQNRQVKITDFGIAKAVAAVPLTRTGMVVGTAQYVSPEQAQGAAVTSASDVYSLGVVGYEMLAGRRPFTGDSSVSVALAHVSNVPPALSTAVSAPARELIAVTLRKEPTRRYADGDELAAAIAQVRAGHRPPQPSGSRTTQVATQRIDDASPTASTRVISSAPVPERTPTPVPTPAPAPDGMAEKRGGFGLGVALAVGLLLLLGGLAWAVVAGPLSGTSEPSTTQTPTVVTQTRTVAPSTTSRTTVTNPSTTSVAPRSTSVPPATISVEPTPSQTANPTQAPTRTPTPGATGSNAATPSQTANPGAPVTSATSNPGDLIDSFPQIGGN, via the coding sequence ATGAACATTTCTAACAGGGACGACCTGCAGGAACTCGTCGGTGAGGATTACCGCCTACAGTGGATCATCGGCCACGGTGGGATGTCCACCGTGTGGCTGGCCGACGACACCCGTCACGACCGCGAGGTGGCCATCAAGGTGTTGCGCGCCGAGTTCTCCTCCAATGAGGAGTTCCTCACGCGATTCCGCAACGAGGCCCTAGCCGCCGAAGGCATCGCGTCCCACAACGTCGTCGCTACGTACGATTACCGGGAGGTCGACACCGGCGACGGTTATGCCATGTGCTTCATCGTGATGGAGTACATCCGCGGGGAAGCACTCGCGGACCTCATCGCGCGCGAGGGCAAGCTGGAGGAAAGCTACGCCCTCGATATTCTCGAGCAGGCCGCGCGGGGTCTCGCCGCGATCCACTCGATGGGCCTCATCCACCGCGACATCAAGCCCGGCAACCTGTTGATCACCCAGAACAGGCAGGTCAAGATCACCGACTTCGGCATCGCCAAAGCCGTCGCCGCGGTGCCGCTGACCCGCACGGGAATGGTCGTGGGAACCGCGCAGTACGTCTCGCCGGAACAGGCGCAGGGTGCCGCGGTGACGTCGGCAAGCGATGTGTACTCGCTCGGCGTGGTGGGTTACGAGATGCTGGCCGGGCGCCGGCCGTTTACCGGGGATTCTTCGGTGTCGGTCGCGCTCGCGCACGTGTCGAACGTGCCGCCGGCGCTCTCCACCGCGGTCTCGGCGCCCGCGCGCGAGCTCATTGCCGTGACCCTGCGCAAGGAGCCGACGAGGCGCTACGCGGACGGCGACGAGCTCGCCGCGGCCATCGCGCAGGTCCGTGCGGGTCACCGCCCGCCGCAGCCGAGCGGCTCGCGGACAACTCAAGTTGCTACGCAACGTATCGACGACGCGTCCCCCACCGCCTCCACCCGGGTCATAAGCTCCGCGCCGGTGCCGGAGCGAACGCCCACGCCGGTGCCGACCCCCGCACCCGCCCCCGATGGGATGGCAGAGAAACGCGGCGGGTTCGGGCTGGGGGTGGCGCTTGCCGTGGGACTGTTGCTCCTGCTGGGCGGCCTGGCGTGGGCCGTCGTCGCCGGTCCGCTCAGTGGTACCTCGGAGCCGTCGACGACGCAAACCCCGACCGTCGTGACGCAAACGCGTACGGTTGCGCCGAGCACCACCAGTCGCACAACAGTGACAAACCCGTCCACCACCAGTGTTGCCCCGCGCTCCACTTCTGTGCCACCGGCGACGATCAGCGTGGAGCCGACGCCCTCGCAGACGGCGAACCCAACGCAGGCGCCGACGCGCACCCCCACCCCAGGTGCGACCGGGTCGAATGCAGCCACGCCAAGCCAGACGGCCAACCCAGGTGCGCCGGTGACCAGCGCAACCTCTAACCCGGGGGACCTCATCGATTCATTTCCCCAGATTGGCGGTAACTAA
- a CDS encoding DUF3662 and FHA domain-containing protein — MALMDRLARLDSAMQRGLDNSMAAVFGGKVVPAEIEELLKQEAQDSLVMTDHNELVAPNVFAVGVSSKDLENLSRSPGLPTELADQLGRYIRNQGWHLGATVVVRVAEESGLRTGQLRASSYMDAAPDIESGFDAIDTADASPRPSKQESFMTQSTPTTSPAERTVSLLLQDGSSRTYLVHEGSNILGRSNDADFRLPDTGVSRKHAEITWDGDVAVLVDLQSTNGTTVNDEPVENWLLADGDVITVGHSHIEVRIVEPHPEGRLPDDIARPETEMFPGQRPVD; from the coding sequence ATGGCTCTCATGGACAGGTTGGCGCGTCTAGACAGCGCGATGCAGCGCGGGCTGGATAACAGTATGGCCGCCGTCTTCGGCGGAAAAGTGGTTCCCGCCGAAATTGAAGAGCTGCTCAAGCAGGAGGCCCAAGACAGCCTCGTCATGACTGACCACAACGAACTCGTCGCGCCCAACGTGTTCGCGGTGGGTGTCTCGTCAAAGGACCTCGAGAACTTGTCGCGCAGCCCCGGCCTGCCCACTGAGCTCGCCGACCAGCTGGGGCGTTACATCCGGAACCAGGGCTGGCACCTCGGCGCCACAGTTGTTGTGCGCGTTGCTGAGGAATCGGGGTTGCGCACCGGGCAGCTTCGCGCCTCGTCGTACATGGACGCGGCGCCAGACATCGAGAGCGGGTTTGACGCGATCGACACCGCTGACGCGTCCCCCCGCCCATCCAAGCAGGAGAGTTTCATGACACAGTCCACGCCGACCACCTCGCCCGCAGAGCGCACAGTGAGCCTCCTCCTGCAGGACGGTTCCTCGCGCACCTACCTCGTGCACGAGGGATCAAACATCCTGGGCCGTTCGAACGACGCGGACTTCCGCCTCCCGGACACCGGGGTCTCCCGCAAGCACGCGGAGATCACGTGGGACGGCGACGTCGCCGTCCTGGTGGACCTCCAGTCCACGAACGGCACGACCGTCAACGACGAGCCCGTCGAGAACTGGTTGCTTGCCGACGGCGACGTCATCACCGTCGGACATTCCCACATCGAGGTCCGTATCGTTGAGCCGCACCCAGAGGGTCGCCTGCCCGATGACATCGCTCGCCCGGAGACGGAGATGTTCCCCGGCCAGCGGCCAGTTGACTAA
- a CDS encoding penicillin-binding transpeptidase domain-containing protein, producing the protein MNKAIRLGAVLSLLLTVVLLINFTVIQGFREERYAQNPLNSRTFIELKQINRGNINAGGQVLAESYRDADGLYQRTYPNMPFSFAPVVGYVSDQYGTAGLESGLNSELIGEGALSNRFTRTGNDASAVGNSVELTVDPQLQALAYDQLDSRGYDGAVVALRPSTGAVLAMASTPSFDPNSVVNADTAESAWATLTSDPDSPLLNHATQEQLPPGSIFKIITTTAGLRGGYTPDSPLTGASQIMLPGTTTSLTNYNGQTCSGGGTVTLRTAFALSCNTAFVQMALDVGTDKLREAAIAFGVGEQYDLGLPTAAGSLGDIPGQAELGQSAIGQRDVTMTALQAAVMAAVVANDGKRMEPYVVSRVVRPDLTTVSENQPHQLNEALSSDEAATIKDLMDGSERSTYGYDGNSFASKTGTAEHGDGAAPHVWYVAFDPSKDVAVAVVVKNGGGLGTSATGGQVSAPIGRAVLNAATAGGN; encoded by the coding sequence ATGAATAAAGCAATCCGCTTAGGCGCGGTTCTGTCGCTCCTGCTCACCGTCGTACTTCTGATCAACTTCACCGTCATCCAGGGGTTCCGCGAGGAGCGGTACGCGCAGAACCCGTTGAACTCGCGCACCTTCATCGAGTTGAAGCAGATCAACCGCGGCAACATCAACGCCGGCGGCCAGGTCCTCGCCGAGTCCTACCGCGACGCGGACGGGCTCTACCAGCGCACCTACCCGAACATGCCCTTCTCCTTCGCGCCCGTGGTGGGGTACGTCTCGGACCAGTACGGCACCGCGGGTTTGGAGTCCGGATTGAACTCCGAGCTCATCGGTGAGGGGGCCTTGTCCAACCGCTTCACCCGCACGGGTAACGACGCCTCCGCGGTGGGCAATTCCGTGGAACTGACCGTCGACCCGCAGCTCCAGGCGCTGGCGTACGACCAGCTTGACAGCCGCGGTTACGACGGCGCTGTGGTGGCGCTGCGGCCGTCGACAGGCGCGGTGCTCGCGATGGCCTCGACCCCCTCCTTCGACCCGAACTCGGTAGTCAACGCGGACACCGCTGAGTCCGCGTGGGCCACGCTGACCTCCGACCCAGACAGCCCGCTGCTCAACCACGCCACGCAGGAACAGCTGCCGCCCGGTTCGATCTTCAAGATCATTACCACCACCGCTGGCCTCCGGGGTGGCTACACCCCGGACTCACCGCTGACGGGTGCGTCCCAGATCATGCTGCCGGGCACGACTACGTCGCTGACCAACTACAACGGGCAGACCTGCAGCGGTGGCGGCACCGTCACGCTGCGCACCGCCTTCGCGCTGTCGTGCAACACCGCGTTCGTGCAGATGGCCCTGGACGTGGGCACGGATAAACTGCGCGAGGCAGCCATCGCGTTCGGCGTCGGCGAGCAATACGACCTGGGTCTTCCCACCGCGGCGGGTTCTCTTGGCGATATCCCGGGCCAGGCCGAACTGGGTCAGTCCGCCATCGGGCAGCGCGACGTGACAATGACGGCGTTGCAGGCTGCCGTGATGGCCGCCGTCGTCGCCAACGACGGCAAGCGCATGGAACCTTACGTGGTGTCCCGCGTCGTGCGCCCCGACCTGACCACCGTCAGCGAGAACCAGCCCCACCAGCTCAACGAGGCCCTGAGCAGCGATGAAGCCGCCACGATCAAGGACCTCATGGACGGTTCGGAGCGCTCCACCTACGGCTACGACGGCAACTCCTTCGCGTCCAAGACCGGTACGGCCGAGCACGGCGACGGGGCGGCCCCGCACGTCTGGTACGTGGCCTTTGACCCGTCCAAGGATGTCGCGGTGGCCGTCGTCGTGAAGAACGGCGGCGGTCTGGGAACGAGCGCAACCGGCGGCCAGGTGTCCGCGCCGATCGGCCGCGCCGTGCTCAACGCGGCCACCGCAGGAGGGAACTAG
- the crgA gene encoding cell division protein CrgA, translated as MPKAKVSKDYRPAPATETAASRTPVKINTGGTPLWYKILMFGLMVLGLAWLIVFYVAGDKIPLMMDLGPWNYLVGFSGLVLGLLMTMGWR; from the coding sequence ATGCCAAAGGCAAAGGTTTCAAAGGACTACCGCCCGGCTCCCGCCACCGAGACGGCGGCGTCGCGCACCCCCGTCAAGATCAACACAGGTGGCACGCCCCTCTGGTACAAGATTCTCATGTTTGGACTGATGGTCCTGGGCCTGGCCTGGCTGATCGTCTTCTATGTTGCCGGTGACAAAATCCCGCTCATGATGGACCTGGGCCCGTGGAACTACCTCGTCGGTTTCTCCGGCCTCGTCCTCGGCCTGCTGATGACCATGGGCTGGCGCTAA
- the pknB gene encoding Stk1 family PASTA domain-containing Ser/Thr kinase — translation MTLIAHRYELGEIIGTGGMSDVYAVTDTVLGRRVALKMLKIDMARDENFRERFRREAQNSARLNHPNIVAVYDTGEVDTEGVAVPYIVMELVHGHNLRDMIRGDGPFDPHSAAELLCPVTQALQASHDAGIIHRDIKPANIMVTNTGEVKVMDFGIARALNDSTSAMTQTSAVIGTAQYLSPEQARGKPADGRSDVYALGCVMYEMVTGRPPFEGESPFAVAYQHVQEDPEPPSSLIPGLAENEAVNVDAVILTAMAKHPADRYQSAAEMGSDLERLARGAVTQAARNHLAFDDAEDSTVVVDAPPTRYEQHRAVTTRKSNLGKWLAAGLALVLVGVVTIAAVEYFSGRPSPEQTAEQMVEVPDLLGQPRDSAVATLEGLGLKVAVSDAPSPDVARGSVIGSNPTAGSQLRPGTLVTLTVSSGRELTDVPDVAGLTAQDAAAVLAEAGLELNTDIQREASDTVAEGVISSQNPAAGSQISKGSKVSVVVSTGRETVTVPSLAGMDVSQATSTLTSLGLKATVTTVDSALTQGQVVAVAGENTEVDKGTAIEVQVSNGMLMKMIGITRMTPTQAEQALRTAGWNGRLVAGPVVGTGSLVDQGLIGNQDVAAGQTIRKDQTLTYNLWQFDALQLVPRG, via the coding sequence ATGACTCTTATCGCTCACCGATACGAGCTCGGGGAGATCATCGGCACCGGCGGGATGTCGGACGTCTACGCCGTAACGGACACCGTCCTTGGCCGGCGCGTCGCGCTGAAGATGCTCAAGATCGACATGGCGCGCGATGAGAACTTCCGCGAGCGCTTTCGCCGCGAGGCCCAAAACTCCGCCCGCCTGAACCACCCGAACATCGTCGCTGTCTACGACACCGGTGAGGTGGACACGGAGGGCGTGGCGGTTCCCTACATCGTGATGGAGCTCGTCCACGGCCACAATCTTCGTGACATGATCCGGGGCGACGGCCCCTTTGACCCGCACAGCGCCGCCGAGTTGCTGTGCCCGGTGACCCAGGCGCTGCAGGCCAGCCACGACGCGGGGATCATCCACAGGGATATCAAGCCGGCGAACATCATGGTGACCAATACCGGCGAAGTGAAGGTCATGGACTTCGGTATCGCCCGGGCGCTGAACGATTCGACCTCGGCGATGACGCAGACGTCCGCGGTGATCGGCACCGCCCAGTACCTTTCGCCGGAGCAGGCACGGGGGAAACCCGCCGACGGCCGAAGCGACGTCTACGCCCTTGGCTGCGTGATGTACGAGATGGTTACAGGCCGCCCTCCATTCGAGGGTGAGTCCCCCTTCGCAGTGGCTTACCAGCACGTGCAGGAGGACCCCGAGCCACCGAGTTCGCTGATCCCGGGGTTAGCGGAAAACGAGGCCGTCAACGTCGATGCCGTCATTCTTACCGCGATGGCCAAGCACCCGGCGGATCGCTATCAGTCCGCCGCGGAAATGGGTTCCGACCTCGAGCGACTCGCGCGGGGCGCCGTGACGCAGGCAGCGCGCAACCACTTGGCCTTCGACGATGCCGAGGACTCGACCGTCGTTGTCGACGCGCCGCCCACGCGCTACGAGCAGCATCGCGCTGTGACAACCCGCAAGTCCAACCTGGGCAAGTGGCTTGCCGCTGGCCTCGCTCTGGTGTTGGTGGGTGTGGTGACTATCGCGGCCGTTGAGTACTTCTCGGGCAGACCCAGCCCGGAGCAGACGGCGGAGCAGATGGTCGAGGTCCCCGACTTGCTGGGCCAGCCGCGCGACTCGGCCGTCGCCACGCTCGAAGGCTTGGGTCTGAAGGTCGCTGTCAGCGACGCGCCGAGTCCCGACGTCGCACGTGGCAGCGTGATCGGTTCAAACCCGACAGCCGGTTCCCAGCTGCGCCCCGGCACGTTGGTGACCCTGACGGTCTCATCGGGCCGCGAGCTTACCGACGTCCCCGACGTGGCCGGGTTGACTGCCCAGGACGCGGCCGCCGTGTTGGCCGAGGCCGGCCTTGAGCTCAACACGGATATTCAGCGCGAGGCGAGCGACACCGTGGCAGAGGGCGTCATTTCCTCCCAAAACCCCGCGGCGGGATCCCAGATCTCGAAGGGTTCCAAGGTCTCCGTTGTTGTCTCCACCGGCCGCGAGACCGTCACCGTTCCGTCGCTTGCCGGGATGGACGTCAGCCAGGCGACGTCGACGTTGACGTCGTTAGGCTTGAAAGCGACAGTGACCACCGTCGACTCCGCGCTGACCCAAGGCCAAGTCGTGGCGGTGGCGGGTGAGAACACCGAGGTGGACAAGGGCACGGCCATCGAGGTCCAGGTGTCCAACGGGATGCTGATGAAGATGATCGGCATCACCCGCATGACGCCCACTCAGGCCGAGCAGGCGCTGCGCACCGCCGGCTGGAACGGGCGACTCGTGGCAGGGCCCGTCGTGGGCACGGGCTCGCTCGTTGACCAAGGTTTGATCGGCAACCAGGACGTCGCCGCCGGCCAGACAATCCGCAAAGATCAAACGCTGACGTACAACCTCTGGCAGTTCGACGCCCTGCAGCTCGTCCCGCGGGGTTAA
- a CDS encoding peptidylprolyl isomerase — MTQKTETAVLHTNHGDIRIDLFGNHAPKTVENFTGLATGGADYSTKNAGGTTEGPFYDGAIFHRIISGFMIQGGDPTGTGTGGPGYQFADEFHPELQFDRPFLLAMANAGPGTNGSQFFITVAPTPHLNNRHTIFGEVTDPESQKVVEEISNVRTGRMDRPVDDVIIESIDIEK, encoded by the coding sequence ATGACTCAAAAGACTGAGACTGCTGTTCTGCACACGAACCACGGCGACATTCGCATCGACCTCTTCGGCAACCACGCGCCGAAGACCGTGGAGAACTTCACCGGCCTGGCCACCGGTGGAGCCGACTACTCCACCAAGAACGCCGGCGGAACGACCGAGGGCCCGTTTTACGACGGGGCGATCTTCCACCGCATCATCTCCGGTTTCATGATCCAAGGCGGTGACCCGACCGGTACCGGTACCGGCGGCCCGGGTTACCAGTTCGCCGACGAGTTCCACCCGGAGCTCCAGTTCGACCGCCCGTTCCTGCTGGCCATGGCTAATGCTGGCCCGGGCACGAACGGCTCGCAGTTCTTCATCACCGTGGCGCCGACCCCGCACCTGAACAACCGACACACCATCTTCGGCGAGGTCACCGACCCCGAATCCCAGAAGGTTGTGGAGGAGATCTCGAACGTCCGCACCGGCCGCATGGACCGCCCGGTTGACGACGTCATCATCGAGTCCATTGACATCGAGAAGTAA
- a CDS encoding PP2C family protein-serine/threonine phosphatase: MSLTLNFTAASDRGLVRGNNEDSAYAGPHLLVLADGMGGHAAGEVASQLMVEHLEHLDRDPGDADMLALLGAAADDANAAISDSVAHHPDQEGMGTTLTALMFNGSELGLIHVGDSRGYRLRDGALTQITVDDTFVQSLVEEGKLDPADVSSHPQKSLILKAYTGRPVEPGLSLLDAHVGDRYLLCSDGLSDPVTAATIEETLSQGTPDVAAQRLIELALRSGGPDNVTVVVADVVEAGDSPAPHAPVAPVVAGALAPPFESTPATSAGRAAALMRASAQREAEHSPAAAEDAEPEPEPRRRRSLWPWLVAVLLLAIAGVGGYAWLDSRATDTYYVAAGDNSDITIQQQKGSVLRSHDRVGIQVACINERNELRIIGADEDRAGCHVFSVNDLPPAEQSALENFGGGSYEDAAAVMNRLAERALPVCVDQQSSNCRTVK; the protein is encoded by the coding sequence ATGAGCTTGACTCTGAATTTCACAGCAGCCTCGGACCGCGGCCTCGTGCGCGGCAACAACGAAGACTCCGCCTACGCGGGCCCTCACCTGCTGGTTTTGGCCGACGGGATGGGTGGCCACGCCGCGGGCGAGGTCGCCTCCCAGCTGATGGTGGAGCACCTCGAGCACCTTGACCGGGACCCGGGTGACGCCGACATGCTCGCCCTGCTCGGCGCTGCGGCAGACGACGCGAACGCCGCGATCAGCGATTCCGTGGCGCATCACCCGGACCAGGAGGGCATGGGCACGACGCTGACGGCCCTGATGTTCAACGGCTCCGAGCTGGGACTGATCCACGTTGGCGACTCGCGTGGGTACCGCCTGCGCGACGGCGCCCTGACGCAGATCACCGTCGACGACACCTTCGTCCAGTCCCTCGTCGAGGAGGGCAAGCTCGACCCCGCGGACGTGTCCAGCCACCCGCAGAAGTCGCTCATCCTCAAGGCCTACACCGGCAGGCCGGTCGAACCGGGCTTATCGCTTCTCGACGCCCACGTCGGCGACCGCTACCTGCTCTGTTCGGACGGACTGTCCGACCCCGTGACGGCGGCGACCATCGAGGAGACGCTGAGCCAGGGCACCCCCGACGTCGCCGCCCAGCGCCTCATCGAGCTCGCGCTGCGCTCGGGAGGGCCCGATAACGTGACTGTCGTCGTGGCCGACGTCGTCGAGGCGGGTGACTCGCCAGCCCCGCACGCGCCCGTCGCGCCGGTTGTGGCCGGTGCGCTGGCACCGCCGTTTGAAAGCACCCCCGCCACCTCGGCCGGGCGGGCGGCTGCGCTGATGCGAGCCTCCGCGCAGCGCGAAGCGGAGCACTCCCCCGCCGCCGCGGAGGACGCCGAGCCCGAACCGGAGCCTCGACGACGTCGCTCTCTCTGGCCGTGGCTTGTCGCTGTTCTCCTGCTCGCGATCGCGGGCGTCGGCGGTTACGCCTGGCTGGACAGCCGGGCAACCGATACGTACTACGTTGCTGCCGGTGACAACAGCGACATCACCATTCAGCAGCAGAAGGGTTCCGTCCTGCGCTCCCACGACCGCGTGGGCATTCAGGTGGCGTGCATCAACGAGAGAAACGAGCTGCGCATCATCGGCGCAGATGAGGACCGTGCCGGGTGCCACGTGTTCAGCGTCAACGACCTGCCGCCCGCGGAGCAGTCGGCGCTGGAGAACTTCGGCGGTGGCTCCTACGAGGACGCCGCCGCTGTGATGAACAGGCTGGCGGAGCGCGCGCTTCCCGTGTGCGTCGACCAGCAGAGCAGCAACTGCAGGACGGTGAAGTGA